The Nitrospira tepida genome includes a window with the following:
- a CDS encoding patatin-like phospholipase family protein, which yields MGQSGKRALALSGGGFTGYLFEIGALTALDDLFGDGFLVNDFDLYVGVSAGAAAASLVANRVSPEDILKTNLSGQRPYYFEHRDIFTPALGEGIKTVWRVARQLIPLLQLYVRHYGEMTLIDLLDKAQDALPGGIYTLEPFARYLETTFKANGLSNRFTGLTKELYIPAIDLETGESVLFGDEGWREVPISRAVAASSAAPIYFCPVRIQDRDYIDAGIGRLTFFDIAVSKHVEFMILINPMFRAPHRQLMHGEGADGRRAARLRDKGFLSIGEQASRINFEARFSQALTLFQQSHPDTELLMITPSHHDALLFERSFLSYHDRVLLLRAGYWAVANAVRDRFDDLLAQFARHGIPLSRARFEDRMQPRMAQLDQVAAASGRPQHQTTVVPAVPRPPGLGWRKADQREGSL from the coding sequence ATGGGACAGTCAGGCAAGCGGGCCTTGGCCTTATCCGGCGGAGGGTTTACGGGCTATTTGTTTGAGATCGGCGCGTTGACCGCGCTGGACGATCTGTTCGGAGATGGCTTCCTGGTGAATGACTTCGATCTGTATGTCGGTGTGAGCGCGGGCGCTGCGGCGGCCTCGCTGGTGGCCAATCGAGTCAGTCCGGAGGACATTCTCAAGACGAATCTCTCCGGGCAGCGTCCTTACTACTTTGAGCATCGGGACATTTTCACCCCGGCCCTGGGAGAGGGGATCAAAACGGTCTGGCGCGTGGCCCGGCAACTCATCCCGCTTCTCCAACTCTATGTGCGGCACTACGGAGAGATGACGCTGATCGACCTGCTCGACAAGGCCCAGGATGCTCTGCCGGGCGGCATCTATACGTTGGAACCGTTCGCTCGATATCTGGAAACGACCTTTAAAGCCAATGGACTGAGCAACCGGTTTACCGGACTTACAAAAGAGCTGTACATCCCCGCGATCGATCTGGAAACCGGCGAAAGCGTTCTGTTCGGCGATGAGGGGTGGCGCGAGGTGCCGATCTCCCGAGCTGTCGCAGCGTCGTCCGCTGCCCCCATCTATTTCTGCCCGGTTCGAATCCAGGACCGTGACTATATCGATGCCGGCATCGGCCGGCTCACATTCTTCGACATCGCGGTCAGCAAGCATGTGGAGTTCATGATCCTGATCAATCCGATGTTTCGGGCCCCGCACCGCCAACTGATGCATGGCGAGGGAGCCGACGGCAGGCGCGCCGCGCGCTTGCGCGACAAAGGATTTCTCTCCATCGGCGAACAGGCCTCTCGCATCAACTTCGAGGCGCGCTTTTCCCAAGCCTTGACCCTATTCCAACAGAGCCATCCGGACACCGAGTTGTTGATGATCACCCCGTCTCATCACGATGCGCTCCTGTTCGAACGGAGTTTTTTGAGTTACCACGACCGGGTGCTGCTGCTCCGAGCAGGATACTGGGCGGTTGCGAACGCGGTCAGAGACCGGTTTGACGACCTGCTGGCGCAGTTCGCGCGCCATGGCATTCCTCTCTCACGCGCCCGATTCGAAGACCGGATGCAGCCACGCATGGCCCAACTGGATCAGGTCGCGGCGGCGTCCGGCCGACCGCAACATCAGACCACAGTCGTTCCGGCAGTGCCCAGGCCGCCAGGTTTGGGTTGGCGCAAGGCGGATCAGCGGGAAGGGAGCCTGTAA
- a CDS encoding acyl-CoA dehydrogenase family protein, with product MAGTTPLFQGSLAVAEASRDTKRYAGFLSGLFEGIVRRHLFDSYSIPPLSETGTAFLERLRPLLIEKVDPDTVDREGEIGEDILTALKQIGAFGLKIPKTYGGLGLSQSDYHRVATLLGSHDAALTVLLSAHNSIGVPEPVKLAGDQEQQQRWLPRLANGEISGFALTEPDAGCDIWDLKTYALRVWDGGELVGYRLTGEKMYTTNAPRRDGEFLASLLVVIAQIVDEPHEVARPKEQRRFGAFVVETHAPGCRCSRFRFMGVRGIYNGRVQLRDVFVPVADRLGQEGEGLRRALETLTVGRLTLPAACLGSLKQCLWLARRRAQQRIQYDRSIGEHTDIGSKLVRMASRTLALEALVAITGVWADAKVDVRLESAAAKILASEWLLESLIDLLRIYGGRGFETTDSLRLRGEMPAPVERMIRDSLINVIWEGTNGILTLWIGREGLAEYVAKGNAFLEFRIKEIAQALPFFARVAARSLRAASAYERKPAAPGSPATDWDRFVARESRELARTTLWVTARHRHGLIRKQRLLTRLVTAGMQLFAGEALAWYASQPDVRDRPLCRALVADFQGRVEELFDPTPLLSLRTPRWDDDTRLFHLAKEILAGQADWLEAGIIPSGSVDQTLAGTSCDAEAEHLMGVSSKG from the coding sequence ATGGCGGGCACAACGCCGTTATTCCAAGGTTCGCTGGCAGTCGCCGAAGCCTCCCGAGATACGAAGCGGTACGCAGGCTTCCTGTCCGGGCTCTTCGAGGGCATCGTTCGGCGCCATCTGTTCGATTCTTATTCGATCCCTCCCCTCAGCGAGACGGGAACGGCGTTCCTTGAACGGCTCCGTCCGCTCCTGATCGAGAAAGTGGACCCGGACACCGTCGATCGCGAAGGAGAGATCGGCGAAGACATCTTGACCGCACTCAAGCAGATCGGTGCCTTCGGCCTGAAGATCCCGAAGACCTACGGTGGGCTCGGCCTCTCCCAATCCGACTACCATCGGGTGGCGACCTTGCTTGGGAGCCATGATGCGGCACTCACCGTCCTTCTTTCCGCTCATAATTCGATCGGGGTGCCCGAACCGGTCAAGCTGGCCGGAGATCAGGAGCAACAACAACGATGGTTGCCCCGCCTGGCCAACGGCGAGATCTCGGGCTTTGCGCTGACCGAACCGGATGCCGGTTGCGACATCTGGGATCTCAAGACCTATGCGCTCCGCGTATGGGACGGTGGCGAGCTGGTGGGCTATCGGCTCACCGGCGAGAAGATGTACACGACCAACGCGCCGCGGCGAGACGGCGAATTCTTGGCCTCGCTGCTGGTCGTGATCGCGCAGATCGTGGACGAGCCCCATGAGGTCGCGCGTCCCAAGGAGCAACGGCGGTTCGGGGCGTTTGTGGTCGAGACCCATGCCCCGGGGTGCCGCTGCAGCCGGTTTCGCTTCATGGGCGTACGCGGCATCTATAACGGCCGGGTGCAACTGCGAGACGTGTTTGTGCCCGTGGCCGATCGGCTCGGGCAGGAGGGAGAAGGGCTTCGGCGCGCCTTGGAAACCTTGACCGTCGGCCGGCTCACGCTTCCGGCCGCCTGCTTGGGCAGCCTGAAGCAATGTTTGTGGCTGGCCCGTCGCCGCGCGCAACAGCGTATTCAATACGACCGCTCGATCGGCGAGCACACGGACATCGGATCGAAGCTCGTGCGGATGGCGTCGCGCACGCTGGCGCTGGAGGCATTGGTCGCGATCACGGGCGTTTGGGCCGATGCCAAGGTGGACGTCAGGCTGGAATCGGCGGCCGCGAAGATTCTCGCCTCCGAATGGCTGCTGGAGTCGTTGATCGACCTGTTGCGCATCTACGGCGGGCGCGGGTTTGAGACAACGGACTCGCTCCGGCTCCGGGGAGAAATGCCGGCCCCGGTGGAGCGGATGATCCGCGATTCCCTCATCAACGTTATTTGGGAAGGCACCAACGGGATCCTCACCCTCTGGATCGGGCGGGAAGGGCTGGCGGAATATGTGGCGAAGGGGAACGCCTTTCTGGAGTTCCGGATCAAGGAGATCGCGCAGGCTCTCCCCTTTTTCGCCCGGGTGGCGGCCCGATCACTTCGCGCCGCATCCGCCTACGAGAGGAAGCCCGCGGCACCTGGCTCGCCCGCGACTGATTGGGATCGTTTTGTCGCGAGGGAAAGCCGCGAGCTGGCGCGAACAACCCTGTGGGTCACGGCCCGTCACCGTCATGGGCTCATACGCAAGCAACGGCTGTTGACCAGGCTGGTGACAGCCGGCATGCAGCTCTTTGCCGGCGAAGCGCTCGCGTGGTATGCATCGCAGCCGGACGTCCGTGACCGGCCGCTGTGTCGGGCTCTCGTGGCCGATTTCCAGGGTCGAGTCGAGGAGCTGTTCGATCCCACCCCCTTACTCTCCCTGCGAACGCCCCGGTGGGATGACGACACGAGACTGTTTCACCTAGCCAAGGAGATTCTTGCGGGCCAGGCCGACTGGCTGGAAGCAGGCATCATCCCGTCCGGCTCGGTCGATCAGACTCTCGCCGGAACCAGTTGCGATGCGGAGGCGGAGCACCTGATGGGCGTATCTTCGAAAGGGTGA
- a CDS encoding helix-turn-helix domain-containing protein, with the protein MAEIASYFDAVKERYGLTSDYALADKLGIAQPEANLMRRGLKIPKPELCIKIAKLLDRNPVELLLVAQKDKAPASAKQYWTLAQTAVDVMLHVPKHPKYLPKKVEAIGRELRQLESQTLVYEGAAANAEAVRLVETAERSIDAVMERWNIWKKGEALYPNYLLANQAAAKRGVAIRRLLVLSSEQMRDDSLVADAVEVMDNQQRAGIKIFFSFREELDRSPAFCRFEEDYRKQGAAHDINAAMFDGEILIFSQSYGQVPLGMVGKPTPITMISQLEITWKPEAIRDLNPAPLFDMTRYVFEYAGRHAFKAELARFQKAFP; encoded by the coding sequence ATGGCGGAGATCGCAAGCTACTTTGACGCGGTAAAAGAGCGATATGGGCTGACCAGCGATTATGCGCTGGCCGACAAGCTCGGCATCGCCCAGCCCGAGGCCAACCTGATGCGCCGCGGGCTCAAGATTCCCAAGCCGGAACTGTGTATCAAGATCGCCAAGCTGCTCGACCGCAACCCGGTGGAGTTGCTGCTGGTCGCCCAAAAGGACAAGGCCCCCGCCTCCGCCAAGCAGTATTGGACGCTGGCCCAGACCGCGGTGGACGTGATGCTCCATGTGCCGAAACATCCCAAGTACCTCCCCAAGAAGGTCGAGGCAATCGGCCGGGAATTGCGCCAGCTCGAATCGCAGACGCTCGTGTACGAAGGCGCCGCGGCCAATGCCGAAGCCGTCCGCCTGGTCGAGACGGCGGAGCGCTCGATCGACGCGGTCATGGAACGATGGAACATCTGGAAAAAAGGGGAGGCGCTGTACCCCAACTACCTCCTGGCCAATCAAGCCGCGGCCAAGCGAGGGGTCGCCATCCGCCGCCTCCTGGTCCTGTCGAGCGAGCAGATGCGCGACGATTCCCTCGTGGCCGACGCCGTCGAGGTGATGGACAACCAGCAGCGCGCCGGGATCAAGATCTTCTTCTCGTTCCGGGAAGAACTGGACCGGTCACCGGCCTTTTGCCGGTTCGAGGAGGATTATCGGAAACAGGGGGCGGCCCATGACATCAACGCGGCCATGTTCGACGGCGAGATCCTGATCTTCTCGCAATCCTACGGGCAGGTCCCGCTCGGAATGGTCGGCAAGCCGACGCCGATCACCATGATCAGCCAACTGGAAATCACGTGGAAGCCGGAGGCCATCCGCGATTTGAATCCCGCGCCGCTGTTCGACATGACGCGGTACGTGTTCGAATATGCGGGACGGCACGCCTTCAAAGCCGAGTTGGCGCGCTTCCAGAAAGCCTTTCCATGA
- a CDS encoding tryptophan 2,3-dioxygenase: protein MSVEPPSSQADRQLTYSDYLRIPELLRLQSPLSRPMAHDELLFIIIHQTYELWFKLLLHELDAVVANLRAATRRPDSRDEVYEAARLLRRCTEIARLLVEQFTVLETMLPTHFLAFRDRLRPASGFQSEQFRELEFLCGLKDERMLDLHEPAPELFAALQRRLKEPSLRDVFFDALAAMETAPPMSPDAAENERFRMRAQLIVAVYRKEGGHRDWIDVCERLTEFDELLVAWRLRHIQMVERTIGMTRGTGGSAGASYLRATLDKKFFPELWEARSLMCEDPHGS from the coding sequence ATGAGCGTTGAGCCGCCGTCTTCGCAAGCCGACCGGCAGTTGACGTACAGCGATTACCTCCGGATTCCCGAACTGTTGCGTCTGCAATCTCCCCTCTCCAGGCCGATGGCCCATGACGAATTGCTTTTTATCATCATTCATCAGACCTACGAGCTCTGGTTCAAATTGTTGTTGCACGAACTGGATGCCGTCGTGGCAAATCTGCGCGCCGCGACGCGGCGGCCTGACTCGCGAGACGAGGTGTATGAGGCGGCTCGCCTGTTGAGACGGTGCACCGAGATTGCCAGACTCCTTGTCGAGCAATTCACCGTCTTGGAAACGATGCTGCCGACGCACTTCCTGGCCTTCCGCGATCGGCTGCGGCCTGCGAGCGGGTTTCAGTCCGAACAGTTTCGAGAACTGGAGTTCCTCTGCGGCCTGAAGGATGAGCGGATGCTGGACTTGCACGAGCCAGCCCCGGAGCTGTTCGCCGCGCTTCAGCGGCGGCTGAAGGAACCGTCCCTCCGCGATGTCTTTTTCGACGCGCTGGCGGCGATGGAAACGGCCCCTCCGATGTCTCCGGACGCCGCGGAGAACGAGCGGTTCCGGATGCGGGCCCAATTGATCGTTGCGGTGTATCGCAAGGAGGGCGGCCATCGGGATTGGATCGATGTCTGCGAGCGACTCACCGAGTTCGATGAGCTCCTCGTCGCCTGGCGCCTGCGGCACATTCAAATGGTGGAACGCACCATCGGGATGACCAGGGGGACCGGTGGCAGCGCCGGAGCCTCCTATCTCAGGGCGACCTTGGATAAAAAGTTTTTTCCTGAACTGTGGGAAGCCCGCTCCCTCATGTGTGAAGACCCGCATGGATCTTGA
- a CDS encoding aminotransferase class V-fold PLP-dependent enzyme: MDELLSYRKDFPILDRAIYMISHSLGAMPARVYDRLREFADLWATRGIRAWAEGWWEMPVKTGDKIARIIGADPGTVVMHQNVSVCQSLIASCFDLTRKRNKIVYEALNFPSVMYVYEAHVRAAGARLVEVPSDDGLTIDTERLLDAIDEETLLVPISHVLFKSGYIQDVRAVVHKAHSVGAKVVLDVYQSAGTVPLDVRALDVDFVVGGSVKWLCGGPGAGFLYVHPALHHQLEPKVTGWMAHREPFAFEPGPITYAPDIHRFLHGSPGIPALYAAESGYEIILAAGIGKIRAKSIRQTSRLVELADQYGWQVKSPRSAGTRGGMVAVDVPHAAAIVRELANRDILVDFRPGVGIRIAPHFYTSDDEIDATMQEIHTILETKVYERYLSAGGAQF, translated from the coding sequence ATGGATGAGCTGCTGTCGTACCGGAAAGACTTCCCCATCCTTGACCGGGCCATCTACATGATCAGTCACTCGTTGGGCGCGATGCCGGCTCGCGTCTACGACCGCCTGCGCGAGTTCGCGGATCTCTGGGCGACGCGTGGCATCCGAGCCTGGGCTGAGGGTTGGTGGGAGATGCCGGTGAAGACCGGCGACAAGATCGCCCGCATCATCGGTGCCGATCCTGGGACCGTCGTGATGCACCAGAACGTGTCCGTGTGTCAGTCGCTCATTGCCTCCTGCTTTGATCTGACCCGGAAGCGCAATAAGATCGTCTACGAAGCCTTGAACTTCCCTTCCGTGATGTACGTTTATGAAGCGCATGTCCGCGCGGCCGGAGCGCGCCTTGTGGAGGTTCCCAGCGACGACGGCCTGACCATCGATACGGAGCGTCTGCTGGACGCCATTGATGAGGAGACGCTCCTGGTACCGATCTCGCACGTGCTGTTCAAGAGTGGGTACATTCAGGATGTCCGGGCCGTCGTTCACAAGGCCCATTCGGTGGGCGCGAAGGTCGTATTGGACGTCTACCAGTCGGCAGGCACCGTGCCCCTTGATGTCAGGGCTCTCGACGTCGATTTTGTGGTGGGGGGGTCCGTCAAATGGCTCTGCGGCGGTCCTGGCGCCGGCTTCCTCTACGTGCATCCGGCGCTGCACCACCAACTGGAGCCGAAGGTCACCGGGTGGATGGCGCACCGAGAGCCCTTTGCCTTTGAGCCCGGCCCGATCACCTATGCTCCCGACATCCACCGCTTTCTCCATGGCTCGCCCGGTATCCCGGCGTTGTATGCGGCGGAAAGCGGCTATGAGATCATTCTCGCGGCCGGCATCGGGAAGATCCGCGCAAAATCGATTCGGCAGACTTCCCGGTTGGTCGAACTGGCGGATCAGTACGGGTGGCAGGTCAAGTCGCCGCGGAGTGCAGGAACGCGGGGCGGCATGGTCGCCGTCGATGTCCCCCATGCAGCCGCCATCGTGCGTGAGTTGGCCAACCGCGACATCCTGGTGGACTTTCGGCCCGGCGTCGGCATTCGCATCGCGCCGCACTTCTATACGTCCGATGACGAGATCGATGCCACGATGCAGGAAATACACACCATCCTCGAGACCAAGGTCTATGAGCGGTACCTGTCAGCGGGGGGCGCGCAATTCTAG
- a CDS encoding PDDEXK nuclease domain-containing protein: protein MPKKASNTPLARTAEPLFREICFVLEQARAGAYRAVNAAMVQAYWHVGRLIVEHEQGGRRRATYGEALLEELSRRLMAEFGPGFDVTNLRKMRQFYRMFDIRDAVPLESQPAGDARKRDAARLDSGREAVRHIAHGELNWTHYRLLMQVAAPDARQWYANEAVSQHWSTRQLERQISVLYYERLLGSRRKAPVRREARQKLGSMEPEHFIRDPYVLEFLELQDYPALRESKVEQAIIDNLQAFLLELGKGFAFVARQKRIRFEEEDFYVDLVFYNYLLRCFVLVDLTVGALTHQDIGQMDSYVRVFDAH, encoded by the coding sequence ATGCCGAAGAAGGCCTCCAACACTCCGCTCGCCAGGACCGCGGAGCCGCTGTTTCGGGAGATCTGCTTCGTCCTCGAACAGGCGCGCGCCGGTGCCTATCGCGCCGTCAATGCCGCGATGGTGCAGGCGTACTGGCACGTTGGGCGGCTGATCGTCGAGCACGAACAGGGCGGCCGGCGCCGCGCCACCTACGGTGAAGCGCTCCTGGAGGAGCTGTCACGGCGCCTCATGGCGGAGTTCGGACCGGGCTTCGATGTCACCAATCTGCGCAAGATGCGGCAGTTTTACCGGATGTTCGACATTCGAGACGCGGTGCCTCTCGAATCGCAGCCGGCAGGCGACGCTCGAAAACGAGACGCAGCGCGTCTCGATTCCGGGAGGGAGGCAGTTCGCCACATCGCGCATGGCGAATTGAACTGGACCCATTACCGACTCCTGATGCAGGTGGCCGCCCCGGATGCGCGGCAGTGGTACGCGAACGAAGCGGTGAGCCAGCACTGGTCCACCCGCCAGCTCGAACGGCAGATCTCCGTCCTCTACTACGAACGCCTGCTCGGCAGCCGGAGGAAGGCGCCTGTCCGCAGGGAGGCCCGACAGAAGCTGGGGAGTATGGAGCCGGAGCACTTCATCCGCGACCCCTACGTGCTCGAGTTCCTCGAGCTCCAGGACTACCCGGCGCTGCGCGAGTCGAAGGTCGAACAGGCGATCATCGACAACCTGCAAGCGTTCCTGCTGGAACTGGGAAAGGGATTCGCCTTCGTGGCACGCCAGAAGCGGATCCGATTCGAGGAGGAGGACTTCTACGTTGACCTGGTGTTCTACAACTACCTGCTGCGCTGCTTCGTGCTGGTCGACCTGACGGTCGGCGCGCTCACGCATCAGGACATCGGCCAGATGGACAGCTACGTCCGCGTCTTCGACGCGCACTGA
- a CDS encoding SRPBCC family protein: MSVVEQSIEVNVPVRTAYNQWTQFEDFPHFMEGVKQVKQLDDRQLYWKAEVGGKEKEWRAQITEQIPDQRIAWASTSGAKNAGVVTFHPLSATRSKVMVQMDYDPQGVVENVGDAVGVVTQRVQGDLERFKQFIETRGQETGAWRGAVK; encoded by the coding sequence ATGTCAGTCGTCGAACAATCGATCGAGGTCAATGTGCCGGTCAGAACGGCCTACAATCAATGGACACAGTTCGAGGATTTTCCGCATTTCATGGAAGGGGTCAAGCAAGTGAAACAACTCGATGACCGGCAGTTGTATTGGAAAGCCGAAGTCGGAGGAAAAGAAAAAGAATGGCGGGCGCAGATTACGGAACAAATCCCGGATCAGCGCATCGCCTGGGCGAGCACCTCCGGCGCGAAAAACGCCGGAGTGGTGACCTTTCATCCGCTCTCAGCCACGAGATCCAAAGTCATGGTGCAGATGGACTACGACCCGCAAGGCGTGGTTGAGAACGTCGGCGACGCGGTGGGCGTCGTGACGCAACGAGTCCAGGGAGATTTGGAACGATTCAAACAGTTCATCGAAACCCGCGGGCAGGAAACCGGAGCCTGGAGGGGGGCCGTGAAGTAG